Genomic segment of Tomitella fengzijianii:
GTTCTCGGCGAATCCGCCCAGCGCGTTGCCGTAATCGGAGTGCCCGTCGTATGTGATCAGCCGTGCCTCACGCACCATCCGCGACATCGCGACGCCCAGGTCGGAACCGGCCTCGAAGTACGTGCTGACCTCGTCGGTGGTGTCGATGAACGCAAAGATCCGCACGCGTGAGAACTGCTCGCGCAGGGTGTGCACCAGCTGCAGGGTGAAGTGGCTGAAGCCGGCCACGGAGCCGGAGACGTCGCAGAGCACCACCAGCTCGGGGCGCGCGGGCCGCGGCTTGCGCAGCACCAGGTCGATGGGCACGCCACCGGTGCTCATCGACTTGCGCAGCGTGCGGCGCACGTCGATCTCGCCGCGGCGTGAGCGGCGCCGGCGGGCGGCCAGCCGGGTCGCCAGGGCGCGCGCCAGCGGCACCATCGTCTTGCGCAACGCCTGCAGGTCCGCGTCCGAGGCGCGCAGGAAGTCCACCTGCTCCGCCAGCTGCGGCACCCCGTACTGCGCCACGCGGTCGCGCCCGAGCTTCTCGGCGCTGCGCCGGCGCGTCTCGGTCTGCACCATCCGGCGCAGCCGGCCCATCCGCTCGAGCGCGGTCCGCAGCGCCACCTCGTTCCGGTGCACTTCGCGGTGGCCGGGTTCCTCCGCCGACGGCCCGAGCATGCCGTCGAGAAGCCGGCGCAGGATGTTGTCGCCGGAGAGTCCCCGCATGGCCTGATAGGCGGAGAAGGATTCGCCCGAGTAGCCCTCGTAGCGCCCGAGCCTGTCGACGATGTCCGCCACCAGCCGGTCCAGCCGATCGCGTCCGTCCGCGCTCTCGTCAGCGAGCAGGTCCGCCAGCAGGTCCTCGAGCGCCTGCCCGTCGAGGTTCCCGTCCTCGTCCACGGGCAGTTCGCCTGGCTGCGCCCCGCCCTCCCCGTCGGCCGATGCGTCGGCGCCGTCCGGCCCGTCCCGGCGTGCTCCGATCCCGGACGGGAACCACAGGTCGAACAGCACGTCGAAGATGTCGCGGTGCACGGGCCGCCGCAGCAACGCGCTGGCCAGGCCCTCGCGCACGGCCTCACGGTCCAGCGGGTCGAGCACGGCGAGCACCCGCCCGGCGTCCACCGTCTCCGACGTGCCCACCGCGATGCCCCTGCCGCGCAGCGCGCCGACGAACCCCACCAGGTGCCCCGGGATCCCGTGGGGCGCGAGCGGGCCGGACGGCGGCCGCCGTCGCGGGTTTCGTGGGTTCGTCATGGCGTCTCGCCGGCCTCTCGGTCAGTGCGTCCGTGAGTTCAGTTCAGCCGGAGCTCGGCGGCGGCCCGTTCCTGGTCGCTCCGGTGCTTGAGGATCACCCCGAGGGTGGCGCGGACCGCGTCGTCGTCGACGGTGTCGAGTCCCAGCGCCAGCAGCGTGCGGCCCCAGTCGATCGTCTCGGAGACCGACGGCACCTTCTTGAGCTGCATGTCGCGTAGCACCCGGATGGTGCGGACCAGCTGCTCGGCGAGTACCTCGGGGAGTTCGGGCACCCGGCTGAGCAGGATCCGGCGTTCGAGCTCCTCTTCGGGGAAGTCCAGGTGCAGGAACAGGCAGCGCCGCTTGAGCGCCTCCGACAACTCGCGGGTGGCGTTGCTGGTGAGCACCGTGAACGGCCTGGCCTCCGCGGTGATGGTGCCCAGCTCGGGGATCGTGATCGCGAAGTCGGCGAGAACCTCCAGCAGCAGTCCCTCGATCTCGACGTCGGCCTTGTCGGTCTCATCGATCAGGAGCACCGTCGGCTCCTCGGCGCGGATCGCGGTGAGCAGCGGCCGCGAGAGCAGGAACTCCTCGCCGAAGACGTCGTCGCGCGTCGCGTCCCAGGCCTCCGACTCCCCCGCCTGGATCCGGAGGATCTGCTTGGCGTGGTTCCACTCGTACAGCGCCCGGGCCTCGTCCACGCCCTCGTAACACTGCAACCGCACCAGCTGCGAGTCCGTGGTCTGCGCGACCGCACGCGCCAGCTCCGTCTTGCCGACGCCCGCGGGCCCCTCGATGAGCAGCGGCTTGCCGAGCCTGTCGGCGAGGAACACCGTGGTGGCGGTGGCCTTGTCCGCCAGATAGCCGGTATCGGCCAGTCGGTCGACGACGTCGTCGACGCTGTCGAAGCGGGGTTTGATGGCGGGTGCTGCGCGGTCCACGCGGACGCCTTTCTCGTTGCTGGTCTCTGCCGCCTGCTCAGGCCGGGCGGGTGTGGCCGTCGCCCCACACGATCCACTTGGTGGAGGTGAGCTCCGGCAGTCCCATCGGGCCGCGGGCGTGCAGCTTCTGCGTGGAGATCCCGATCTCCGCCCCCATGCCGAACTGCTCGCCGTCGGTGAACGCGGTCGACGCGTTCACCATGACGGCGGCGGCGTCCACGCGTCCGGTGAATTCGCGGGCCGCGGCCAGGTCGGCGGTGACGATCGACTCGGTGTGCCCGGTGCCGAAGCGGTCGATGTGGTCGACGGCCTCGTCCATGCCGTCGACGACCTTGACCGCGACGTCCAGGGAAAGGTACTCGGCGGACCAGTCCTCGTCGGTGGCCGGGATCATGCCCGGCCCGTCGCCGTGGACCGTGACGCTGTGCATCTGGAGGGTCTGCGTGAGCTGCGGGAGGAAATCGTCGGCGATCGCGCGGTCCACCAGCACCGTCTCCACCGTGTTGCACACGCTGGGGCGCCGGGTCTTGGCATTGACGATGATCTTCTCCGCCATCTCCGTGTCGGCGGCGGAGTGCACGTAGATGTGCACCACGCCCGAGCCGGTCTCGATGGTCGGCACCCGCGCGTCGCGCACCACGGCGGCGATCAGCCCGGCGCCGCCGCGCGGGATGACCACGTCGACCAGCCCCCGCGCCTGGATGAGATGCAGCACGCTCGAGCGGTCCTCCGCGGGGAGCAGCTGGACCGCGTCGGCGGGCAGTCCCCTCGCGTCCAGCGCCTCCCGGATGATCCCGACGAGCACCGCGTTGGAGTTCCTGGCCGACGAGGAGCCGCGCAGCAGTACCGCGTTGCCGGACTTGAAGGTGAGGCCGAAGCCGTCGACGGTGACGTTGGGGCGGGCCTCATAGACGATGCCGACGACGCCCAGCGGCACCCGCACCTGGCGCAAATCCAGGCCGTTGGGCAGCGTGCTCCCGCGCACCACCTCCCCCACCGGGTCGGGCAGGGCCGCCACCTGACGCAAACCGGACGCGATGCCCGCGATGCGGTCCGTATCGAGGCGGAGCCGGTCGATCAGGCTCGACTCGGTGCCCGCGGCCTCCGCCGCGGCGATGTCCTCGGCGTTGGCCGCGAGGATGCGGTCCGCCCCGTCCTCCACCGCCTTCGCCGCCGCGGCCAGCGCGGCGTTCTTGTCCGCGGCGGACAACAGCGCCAGTGTCCGGGACGCCGCCCGGGCCGCACGGGCGGCGGCGTGCACGGCCTCGCGCATCGGGTCCGGAGCCCCGCCGCCGTCCTGTGCAGTGCCGTCCTCCGCGACCGGAGTGCTGATGCTCATACGCTCCAGGGTAGCGAACCCCGTCGCGGCCTCAGCGGCGCTCGACCTCCAGGGTGAATCCGTGCGCGCGCAGGCGCTCGGCCAGCGGCTCGCCGATCCCGGTCGCGGGAGTCAGGACTCCGGCCGACTCGGGCGCCCCGGCCCGGTCCAGTGCCAGCGCCAGGGCGCTCTCGCCGAGCATCACGGCGGTGGCCGCGTACCCCGGGTCGCCGTGCGCCGCGACGCGCGATCGGTAGTGCGCCCCGGCGGTGGTCGTCGCATGGACGTCGACTGCGAAGCGCCCGTTGGCCCGCGCCTTCTCGCCGGGGCCGTCGCCGGGCGCCGGAAGCACGCGGTCGAGGAGCTTGCGGGTGGGCCCGAAGCCGAGCCCCGCGACGAGACCGCCCATGCCCGCCGTGAGCGCGGCCGCGGGCACCAGCGACAGCGGCGACGAGCCCACGGCCATGACCTCCCGGTACCGGAAACCGCGGCCGTACGCGTGGCCCAGGAGCGCGGCGGAACGCCGCACCACCCGGGTGTTGTAGGGACCCATGAAGAACGGGGCGAGGAAGCCGCCGAGACCCGGCGCCACGTCGGACCCGCGCACGATCGACGAATCGGACTGGCGGCCCAGGTCGGGTTCCGCAGTGCGGTCGGGGCTGAGCGAGTAGGGGCTCAGCCCGGTCCTGCGCGCCGCCTTGTCCTTCTTCATCGCGTCGATCTGCATGCGCAGCGAATCGACGGTGCCGCCGCTGATGCCTCCGCGCAGGTCGGACACCACCAGGGTCGTGTCCGTCAGCTCCCCGGCGCCGTCCTCGGCGACCTTGCGGTACAGGCGGTACACGCCGAGGTCCGACGGCACCGAGTCGAATCCGCACGAGTGCACGATCCGCGCACCGGTGCGCACGGCAGTCTCGTGGTAGCGGTCGATGCTCTCGCGGTGGAACAGCACCTCGCCGGTGAGGTCCACGTAGTCGGTCCCGGCCTCCGCGCAGGCGCGGACCAGCGGGAGGCCGTAGCGGGCGTAGGGGCCGACGGTGCTGATCACCACCCGCGCCGACCGCGCCAGGGCGTCGAGGGAGGCGTCGTCGGCGGCGTCCGCGATGAGGATCGGCCAGCCCGCCGCGCCCGGGCCCAGGCCGTTCCGGATCTCCTCGAGCCTGCCCCGATCGCGTCCGGCGAGTCCCATCCGCACGCCCGCGGGCGCATGCTGGGCCAGGTGCCCGGCCACGAGCCGCCCCACGAAGCCCGTGGCCCCGTAGACCACGACGTCGAGATCGCGGGACTGTGCTGCCTGCGCTGCCGCACCGGTTTCCGGACGCGGATCGCTGTCATTGCTCATCCGTCCATGACAGCACACCCGCGGCCGATGGTCGACAACGTCGCACCGGATTCCGCAGGCGGCCCGTGCGCCGCCGCCGATGCGTGCGGGCGGACTCCGCGCGCCTGTGGAGAACCCGCCATCGCGTGCCGGATCCGTCGGTCCGGCAAGGCACCATGGTGCCCATGGGGATCACTGGACCGACCGGATCGGACGCTGCTGCCGTGGACCACGACGACGACGACGACGGAGTTGCCGCCGCCGCGGCCGCACCGGAACGCGCCGCGTTGCGCACGAGGGCCGACGAGCTGCTCGCGGACCTCGCGGGTCCCGGCGCGCGGCTGCGGGACGACCAGTGGACCGCCATCGAAGCCCTGGTGGTCGACCGGCGGCGCGCGCTGGTGGTCCAGCGCACCGGTTGGGGCAAGTCCGCCGTGTACTTCATCGCGGCGAAGCTGCTGCGCGAGGCCGGCCGCGGCCCCACGGTGATCGTCTCGCCACTGCTCGCCCTCATGCGCAACCAGGTGGCCGCCGCCGAGCGCGCGAGCGTGCGCGCGGCCACGATCAACTCCGGCAACATCACCGAGTGGGACGGGATCCACGAGCAGGTCCGCGCCGGCGGGGTCGACGTCCTTCTGGTCAGTCCGGAACGGCTCAACAACCCCGACTTCCGCGAGAACGTCCTCCCGCACCTCGCGAAGGACGCGGGGCTGGTGGTGGTGGACGAGGCGCATTGCGTGTCCGACTGGGGCCATGACTTCCGCCCGGACTACCGCCGCATTCGCACACTCGTCGCCGATCTGGGCCGCGACACCCCCGTGCTGGCGACCACCGCCACGGCCAACGACCGCGTGGTGGCCGATGTCGCGGCGCAGCTCGGCGTGGGCGCCGCGGCGGACGGCGCAGCGGACGAGGACTCCACGCTGGTGCTGCGCGGCGGACTCGACCGCGCGTCGCTGCACCTGTCGGTGATCCGCGTCGCGGACTCCCGCGACCGCGCCGCATGGCTCGCCCAGAACCTCGGATCGCTGCCCGGCTCCGGAATCGTCTACGCCCTGACGGTCTCGGCGGCCGAGGACCTCGCCGCCGTGCTCGCCGAGCAGGGCCACACCGTGGCGGCGTACACGGGCCGCACCGACCCCGCCGAACGGGAAACCCTGGAGGCGGACCTGCTGGAGAACCGGGTCAAGTGCCTCGTCGCCACCTCCGCCCTGGGCATGGGCTTCGACAAGCCGGACCTGGGTTTCGTCGTGCACGTCGGCGCGCCGTCCTCGCCCATCTCCTACTACCAGCAGGTGGGCCGTGCCGGCCGCGCGACGGACCGCGCCGAGGTGGTGCTGCTCCCCGGCCCCGAGGACGCGCAGATCTGGCGCTACTTCGCTTCCGTGTCGTTCCCCGACGAGCAGACGGTGCGCGCGGTGATCGGCGCGCTGGGCGAGGCCCCGATATCCACCCCGGCGCTGGAGTCCCGCGTGGACCTGGGGCGCAACCGCCTGGAGATGGTGCTCAAGGTGCTCGACGTGGACGGGGCGGTGCGCCGCGTCCGCGGCGGCTGGGTCGCCACCGGCCAGGAGTGGGTGTACGACACCGAGCGGTACGCGGGTCTGGCCCGGGCGCGGAGCGAAGAGCAGCAGGCGATGCTGGACTACGAGCGCACCGCCGAGTGCCGCATGCGGTTCCTGCGCGCCCAGCTGGACGATCCGCTGCTGGCCGCGGAGACCGACGGCTGCGGCCGCTGCGACAACTGCACCGGCGACGCCCGCGACGCCGCGGTCGATCAGGCCGCCGCCCGCTCCGCCCGCGACCGCCTCGACAGGCCCGGAGTGGATATCGCCGCACGCCGGCAATGGCCCACCGGCCTGCCTCGGCTGGGAATGGAGCTCAAGGGCCGGATCGACGACGGTCCCGCCGTGGGCCGCGCGGTCGGTAGGCTGACGGACCTCGGCTGGGGGACCCGCCTGCGTTCGCTTCTCGCCGAGCCGGACGCGCCGGCGCCTCCGTGGCTCATCGACGGCTTCGTCGAGGTGCTCAAGTCCTGGCGGTGGGAGGTGCGCCCGGACTCGATCGCCGCCCTGCACTCGGAAACCCACCCACAGCTTGTCGAGTCCGTCGCGCGGAGCCTCGCATCGATCGGCCGCCTCGGGCTGCTCCCCTCGGTCTCCCGCCCGCAGGATCTGCCGCCGGTGACCGCAGCCAACTCGGCCTTCCGGGTGGCCCAGATCGGCCAGCGGTTCACCGTCCCGCAGCCGCCCCCGCCCGGGTCCACCATCCTTCTCGTCACCGACCTGGTTGAGACGGGCTGGACGGTCACGATGGCGGCCCGGGCCGTGCGCGGGGCGGGTGCGCACGCAGTGCTTCCTCTGGCGCTCGCCACCCGTTCCTGAGCGTCAGCTGAGCCTGCTATGCAATCCTCGAGTGACGTTCCTCACACCGGCACGCTGACCTGCAATAGGCCGGACAAATCGGGCCCCGATTCTCCGGTGAAGGCGATTTTGCTGGTCAGCGTTGTTAACCTGGATGTTGCATGAGGCTCCCAGAACACGAAGTACCCCGTCAGAAAACCTCCACCGAGGCACCCTCTGCGGATGCTGTCGAATTCCGCGCGCCGCGCGTTCCGGACGGCATCAGGCTGTGGGAGATCGCCCGCGATTCGGCCGTGCTGGATCTCAACTCCAGCTACGCCTACGTCCTCTGGTGTCGCGACTTCGCGCGCACCTCCATCGTCGCCGTCGTCGACGGGCGGGTGCACGGTTTCGTCACCGGCTACCGGCGCCAGGACCGCCCGGACACGCTCATGGTGTGGCAGGTGGCCACGGACGAATCCCAGCGCGGCAAGGGCGTCGCGGGCCGCATGCTCTCCGGACTTCTCGA
This window contains:
- a CDS encoding vWA domain-containing protein; its protein translation is MTNPRNPRRRPPSGPLAPHGIPGHLVGFVGALRGRGIAVGTSETVDAGRVLAVLDPLDREAVREGLASALLRRPVHRDIFDVLFDLWFPSGIGARRDGPDGADASADGEGGAQPGELPVDEDGNLDGQALEDLLADLLADESADGRDRLDRLVADIVDRLGRYEGYSGESFSAYQAMRGLSGDNILRRLLDGMLGPSAEEPGHREVHRNEVALRTALERMGRLRRMVQTETRRRSAEKLGRDRVAQYGVPQLAEQVDFLRASDADLQALRKTMVPLARALATRLAARRRRSRRGEIDVRRTLRKSMSTGGVPIDLVLRKPRPARPELVVLCDVSGSVAGFSHFTLQLVHTLREQFSRVRIFAFIDTTDEVSTYFEAGSDLGVAMSRMVREARLITYDGHSDYGNALGGFAENHAHALTDKSSLLILGDARTNYRDPNLAALQRMSHAARQTHWLNPEPAAQWGTGDSVATAYGTVVPMYECRTAEQLTGVISRLLPI
- a CDS encoding saccharopine dehydrogenase family protein, producing the protein MSNDSDPRPETGAAAQAAQSRDLDVVVYGATGFVGRLVAGHLAQHAPAGVRMGLAGRDRGRLEEIRNGLGPGAAGWPILIADAADDASLDALARSARVVISTVGPYARYGLPLVRACAEAGTDYVDLTGEVLFHRESIDRYHETAVRTGARIVHSCGFDSVPSDLGVYRLYRKVAEDGAGELTDTTLVVSDLRGGISGGTVDSLRMQIDAMKKDKAARRTGLSPYSLSPDRTAEPDLGRQSDSSIVRGSDVAPGLGGFLAPFFMGPYNTRVVRRSAALLGHAYGRGFRYREVMAVGSSPLSLVPAAALTAGMGGLVAGLGFGPTRKLLDRVLPAPGDGPGEKARANGRFAVDVHATTTAGAHYRSRVAAHGDPGYAATAVMLGESALALALDRAGAPESAGVLTPATGIGEPLAERLRAHGFTLEVERR
- a CDS encoding AAA family ATPase, with amino-acid sequence MDRAAPAIKPRFDSVDDVVDRLADTGYLADKATATTVFLADRLGKPLLIEGPAGVGKTELARAVAQTTDSQLVRLQCYEGVDEARALYEWNHAKQILRIQAGESEAWDATRDDVFGEEFLLSRPLLTAIRAEEPTVLLIDETDKADVEIEGLLLEVLADFAITIPELGTITAEARPFTVLTSNATRELSEALKRRCLFLHLDFPEEELERRILLSRVPELPEVLAEQLVRTIRVLRDMQLKKVPSVSETIDWGRTLLALGLDTVDDDAVRATLGVILKHRSDQERAAAELRLN
- a CDS encoding RecQ family ATP-dependent DNA helicase; translated protein: MGITGPTGSDAAAVDHDDDDDGVAAAAAAPERAALRTRADELLADLAGPGARLRDDQWTAIEALVVDRRRALVVQRTGWGKSAVYFIAAKLLREAGRGPTVIVSPLLALMRNQVAAAERASVRAATINSGNITEWDGIHEQVRAGGVDVLLVSPERLNNPDFRENVLPHLAKDAGLVVVDEAHCVSDWGHDFRPDYRRIRTLVADLGRDTPVLATTATANDRVVADVAAQLGVGAAADGAADEDSTLVLRGGLDRASLHLSVIRVADSRDRAAWLAQNLGSLPGSGIVYALTVSAAEDLAAVLAEQGHTVAAYTGRTDPAERETLEADLLENRVKCLVATSALGMGFDKPDLGFVVHVGAPSSPISYYQQVGRAGRATDRAEVVLLPGPEDAQIWRYFASVSFPDEQTVRAVIGALGEAPISTPALESRVDLGRNRLEMVLKVLDVDGAVRRVRGGWVATGQEWVYDTERYAGLARARSEEQQAMLDYERTAECRMRFLRAQLDDPLLAAETDGCGRCDNCTGDARDAAVDQAAARSARDRLDRPGVDIAARRQWPTGLPRLGMELKGRIDDGPAVGRAVGRLTDLGWGTRLRSLLAEPDAPAPPWLIDGFVEVLKSWRWEVRPDSIAALHSETHPQLVESVARSLASIGRLGLLPSVSRPQDLPPVTAANSAFRVAQIGQRFTVPQPPPPGSTILLVTDLVETGWTVTMAARAVRGAGAHAVLPLALATRS
- a CDS encoding glutamate-5-semialdehyde dehydrogenase, translated to MSISTPVAEDGTAQDGGGAPDPMREAVHAAARAARAASRTLALLSAADKNAALAAAAKAVEDGADRILAANAEDIAAAEAAGTESSLIDRLRLDTDRIAGIASGLRQVAALPDPVGEVVRGSTLPNGLDLRQVRVPLGVVGIVYEARPNVTVDGFGLTFKSGNAVLLRGSSSARNSNAVLVGIIREALDARGLPADAVQLLPAEDRSSVLHLIQARGLVDVVIPRGGAGLIAAVVRDARVPTIETGSGVVHIYVHSAADTEMAEKIIVNAKTRRPSVCNTVETVLVDRAIADDFLPQLTQTLQMHSVTVHGDGPGMIPATDEDWSAEYLSLDVAVKVVDGMDEAVDHIDRFGTGHTESIVTADLAAAREFTGRVDAAAVMVNASTAFTDGEQFGMGAEIGISTQKLHARGPMGLPELTSTKWIVWGDGHTRPA
- the ectA gene encoding diaminobutyrate acetyltransferase; its protein translation is MRLPEHEVPRQKTSTEAPSADAVEFRAPRVPDGIRLWEIARDSAVLDLNSSYAYVLWCRDFARTSIVAVVDGRVHGFVTGYRRQDRPDTLMVWQVATDESQRGKGVAGRMLSGLLDRLAPEGVTRLETTISPDNTASQALFTGVARRRGVGIRREDLFPADAFPDSHEPEDLYIIGDPADAP